GCGCAGCGGCGTCCAATCGCGAGCAGCTCAGCGACCGTAGCTTCGGGCCTGTGATGCTGCCTGACGCGTTGCAGCCGTTCCCGCAGTGCCTCGGTGACGGCGTGGGTCATTGTCTCGCCGGTTTCCTTGGCAAGCGCCTTTGCCAGGTGGTGAGCTTCGCGGTCTTTGATATTCAGAGACATTGTTTCCTCCTTGGTAGAACA
This portion of the Chromatiales bacterium 21-64-14 genome encodes:
- a CDS encoding transcription factor translates to MSLNIKDREAHHLAKALAKETGETMTHAVTEALRERLQRVRQHHRPEATVAELLAIGRRCARALKGPAVDHVALLYDDRGIPR